A section of the Oncorhynchus nerka isolate Pitt River linkage group LG3, Oner_Uvic_2.0, whole genome shotgun sequence genome encodes:
- the LOC115101157 gene encoding solute carrier family 2, facilitated glucose transporter member 3-like — protein sequence MENMEAGKKKKGVTCYLLYCITTAVIGSLQFGYNTGVINAPEQKLRRFFQNVSMDRYGDPFSSGTNTMVWSFAVAIFSVGGMVGSLSVGVMVDRFGRRKSMLLANVLALLGGTLMGLSSLCKSFEMVIIGRLVIGVFCGLCTGLTPMYVGELAPTHLRGAFGTLHQLGVVIGILVAQVFGLEFLLGSDSLWPLLLSLTAIPAVVQSIMLPFCPESPRYLLISLNQEEEARKALVRLRGCEDVSDDIQEMKEEGMKMAMEKKVTIPELFRSPAYRQPIIIAIILQLSQQLSGINAVFYYSTGIFDTAGVTQPIYATIGAGVVNTLFTVVSLFLVERAGRRTLHLIGLAGMAVSALLMTISLSLVKTNPSLSYMAIVAVFAFVASFEMGPGPIPWFIVAELFSQGPRPAAMAVAGCSNWTANFLVGLGFPKLEELCGPYVFIIFMIFLIFFFVFTYFKVPETKGRTFDDIAKGFAGTAGAQSPPPEGMVTLPVSPTTEKVPMVEFPTEEK from the exons ATGGAGAATATGGAAGCTGGGAAG aAGAAGAAGGGAGTGACCTGTTACCTCCTCTACTGCATCACTACAGCCGTCATCGGCTCCCTGCAGTTCGGATACAACACTGGAGTCATCAATGCCCctgagcag AAACTGCGACGGTTCTTCCAGAATGTGTCTATGGATCGTTATGGAGACCCCTTCTCCTCTGGGACTAACACCATGGTTTGGAGCTTCGCTGTGGCCATCTTCAGTGTGGGGGGCATGGTTGGGTCCTTGTCTGTGGGGGTCATGGTGGACAGGTTTGGGAG gcgGAAGTCCATGCTCCTGGCCAATGTGCTGGCCCTTCTGGGTGGAACTCTGATGGGTCTGTCCAGCCTGTGTAAGTCCTTTGAGATGGTCATCATTGGCAGGCTGGTCATTGGCGTGTTCTGTGGCCTGTGTACAGGACTGACGCCCATGTACGTGGGAGAGCTGGCCCCCACGCACCTCAGGGGGGCCTTCGGCACCCTCCACCAGCTGGGAGTGGTCATTGGCATCCTGGTGGCACAG gTCTTTGGTCTGGAGTTTCTGCTGGGGTCAGACTCCCTGTGGCCCCTCCTGCTGTCCCTGACGGCCATCCCTGCTGTGGTGCAGAGCATCATGTTGCCCTTCTGCCCAGAGAGCCCCCGCTACCTCCTCATCAGCCTCAACCAGGAGGAGGAGGCTCGCAAag ccctggtGCGTCTGCGTGGCTGTGAGGATGTAAGTGATGACATCCAGGAGATGAAGGAAGAAGGGATGAAGATGGCCATGGAGAAGAAGGTCACTATTCCAGAACTCTTCCGTTCGCCAGCCTACCGTCAGCCAATCATCATCGCCATCATCCTGCAGCTCTCCCAGCAGCTCTCTGGCATCAACGCG GTATTCTACTATTCAACAGGTATATTTGACACTGCCGGGGTGACCCAGCCCATCTACGCTACTATAGGAGCTGGGGTGGTCAACACTCTATTCACAGTGGTGTCT CTCTTCCTGGTGGAGAGGGCGGGACGAAGGACCCTACACCTCATCGGATTGGCTGGAATGGCTGTCAGTGCTCTGCTCATGACCATCTCCCTCTCATTGGTG AAGACCAACCCGTCTCTGAGCTACATGGCCATCGTGGCGGTGTTTGCCTTTGTGGCCAGTTTTGAGATGGGTCCGGGTCCTATCCCATGGTTCATAGTTGCTGAGTTGTTCTCCCAGGGGCCTCGGCCTGCAGCTATGGCCGTCGCCGGCTGCTCCAACTGGACCGCCAACTTCCTGGTCGGGCTGGGCTTCCCCAAACTGGAG gAGCTGTGTGGTCCTTACGTCTTCATCATCTTCATGATCTTCCTCATATTCTTCTTCGTCTTCACCTACTTCAAAGTCCCGGAGACCAAGGGGCGGACCTTTGATGACATTGCCAAAGGATTCGCCGGCACTGCAGGAGCCCAATCTCCTCCCCCAGAGGGTATGGTCACCCTGCCCGTCTCCCCGACGACGGAGAAAGTTCCAATGGTTGAGTTTCCGACGGAAGAGAAGTAA